One stretch of Pseudobdellovibrionaceae bacterium DNA includes these proteins:
- a CDS encoding HmuY family protein: protein MMKYLVPLFLICLSLGCERVELRPKAGPPAGEEKPQAFSGDYLKDGKGGLFQNVKWYEYEMATHIIWPRFDVFVVRSGVNIHKLQIRSYHHSETNEPGWVKLAIGTSSGAGREIDIDARACGNPFTNPDHAGCLSDPTWNVFTYVNLQSLAQRRMTDEEARVDRDWDIAFRGTDVKLNGGLSGPGEVVGALLERFAFFDENGALAVTKLRDPELKARAVAGFEAADAATARNFYLPDGIDRVMHEREWFSVDPATQKRAARADRWWVLKSPGDEAYAKLRVAQIDESTTGAAAFSTTLTFEAAVQAAGADAFASATAPLTLNFTTDARSTQFCVSFIRQESWTCVKERTDWDLRLLVVNQVKSGALTREWRIFVNEGARGPLSAQEAAAITSGR, encoded by the coding sequence ATGATGAAATACCTCGTTCCGCTGTTTCTGATCTGTTTGAGTCTCGGCTGCGAACGCGTGGAGCTTCGGCCCAAAGCCGGACCGCCCGCGGGGGAAGAAAAGCCCCAGGCGTTCTCGGGCGACTATCTGAAAGACGGCAAGGGCGGTTTGTTCCAGAACGTGAAGTGGTATGAATACGAAATGGCCACGCACATCATCTGGCCGCGCTTCGATGTCTTCGTCGTCCGGAGCGGCGTGAACATTCACAAGTTGCAGATTCGGTCTTATCACCACTCGGAAACCAATGAGCCGGGCTGGGTGAAGTTGGCGATCGGCACTTCTTCAGGAGCGGGACGCGAAATCGACATCGATGCGCGCGCCTGCGGGAACCCGTTCACCAATCCCGATCATGCGGGGTGCTTGAGTGACCCGACCTGGAACGTCTTTACCTACGTGAATCTGCAGTCGCTGGCCCAGCGGCGCATGACGGACGAAGAAGCCCGCGTCGATCGCGACTGGGACATCGCTTTTCGCGGCACCGATGTGAAGTTGAACGGCGGCCTATCCGGACCGGGCGAGGTGGTCGGCGCGCTGCTTGAGCGGTTCGCGTTCTTCGACGAAAACGGCGCTTTGGCCGTCACGAAGCTGCGCGACCCCGAACTCAAAGCGCGCGCGGTCGCGGGCTTCGAGGCCGCCGACGCGGCGACGGCGCGTAACTTCTATCTTCCCGACGGGATCGACCGCGTGATGCACGAACGCGAGTGGTTCAGCGTGGATCCCGCGACCCAAAAACGCGCGGCACGCGCCGATCGTTGGTGGGTTCTGAAATCCCCCGGGGATGAGGCTTACGCGAAGCTTCGCGTGGCGCAGATCGACGAGTCGACGACGGGGGCCGCGGCGTTCAGCACCACGCTGACGTTCGAAGCGGCGGTGCAGGCGGCGGGCGCAGACGCGTTCGCGAGCGCGACGGCGCCCCTGACTTTGAACTTCACGACGGACGCGCGTTCGACGCAGTTTTGCGTTTCGTTCATCCGCCAGGAGTCTTGGACCTGCGTGAAGGAACGCACGGACTGGGATTTGCGGCTTTTAGTGGTGAACCAGGTGAAAAGCGGGGCGTTGACTCGAGAATGGCGTATCTTCGTCAATGAAGGCGCTCGCGGACCACTGAGCGCTCAGGAAGCCGCGGCGATCACGTCCGGACGCTAG
- a CDS encoding TonB-dependent receptor has product MTTSMRRGLWVGLFLVTAISQSFAQDTANESAMRLDDMVVTGTRTPKSLKEGPVKTEVVSESEIRERRLRNAAEALLEIPGVTLMNATGKTGQSAVLQGLGGDHVLVLIDGAPILQNSSAGVDLTQISANDIHRIEVVKGGASALYGGQAMGGVINIITKRPKDGFSYELDLMKEFFPADETRAGTRRSVDPSAPNQVKGLASARRGQNAWKVSLSRQAEASIDRDPGTVTRDTPDLEKNQVGLFYERELGERRKVNFEAGYADESATTYFARLQPNASYLPVENRGDIKRLRARAGYQVSPSESSTFSVYVLGERVDDKLDMEDDPTTAVVESSKSAILDRQRVEMQWDFNPTDEHVVSVGAVAEKQTLDQRNRTAIDATTVYDSVEVAGRSQDSIEIFAQDDWIRDRHEIITGARLTHDPAFGMHIDPKVNWLHQADWIDGHTTSVRASVGTGFRRPNLKERYYLLDHRSFAGYVVYGDENLRPEESVSAQVGIEIARGQDYSANGNLFYNRVGGLITTTEIATGTSERAFRFANLDRVQIQGFELAGAWKFASAWRLSPSFVYTRARDEGTGLYVPNRPFYLGQLNLFYEFAGERGNLNATWRYNGDAYADIANTEAYAGYSVLDLRYNRPINRNLEVYLGVRNLLDERRATMVDGTAQVYDLRPATGRTLFLGLNFEG; this is encoded by the coding sequence ATGACAACGTCAATGCGCCGCGGTTTGTGGGTGGGTTTATTCCTGGTCACCGCGATTTCCCAATCCTTCGCTCAAGACACCGCCAATGAAAGCGCGATGCGACTCGACGATATGGTCGTCACCGGGACGCGTACGCCGAAAAGCCTGAAAGAAGGCCCGGTGAAAACCGAGGTCGTCAGTGAGTCCGAAATCCGTGAGCGTCGTTTGCGGAATGCGGCCGAGGCCTTGCTGGAGATCCCGGGCGTCACGTTGATGAACGCCACCGGCAAGACTGGACAGAGCGCGGTTTTGCAAGGTCTGGGCGGTGATCATGTCTTGGTTCTGATCGACGGCGCGCCCATTTTGCAAAACTCCTCGGCCGGGGTGGACCTCACGCAAATTTCGGCGAACGACATTCATCGGATCGAGGTCGTGAAGGGTGGGGCGTCCGCGCTTTACGGCGGTCAGGCGATGGGCGGCGTGATCAACATCATCACGAAACGCCCGAAAGACGGCTTCAGTTACGAGCTGGATCTGATGAAAGAATTCTTCCCCGCGGACGAGACGCGGGCGGGGACACGGCGGAGCGTGGATCCTTCGGCGCCGAATCAGGTGAAGGGTTTGGCCAGTGCGCGGCGGGGCCAAAACGCCTGGAAAGTCAGTCTGAGCCGTCAAGCGGAAGCGAGCATCGATCGTGACCCCGGAACGGTGACGCGTGATACGCCCGATCTTGAAAAGAATCAGGTCGGTCTTTTCTACGAGCGTGAGCTGGGTGAGCGTCGCAAAGTGAACTTCGAGGCCGGTTATGCGGACGAGTCCGCGACGACCTACTTCGCCCGCCTGCAACCCAACGCGAGCTACCTGCCGGTCGAGAACCGCGGCGACATCAAACGCCTGCGCGCGCGCGCCGGTTATCAGGTCAGTCCGTCGGAATCGTCCACGTTTTCGGTTTACGTCCTTGGCGAGCGCGTGGACGACAAGTTGGATATGGAAGACGACCCCACGACCGCGGTCGTGGAATCCAGCAAAAGTGCGATTTTAGACCGCCAACGCGTGGAAATGCAGTGGGACTTCAACCCGACGGACGAACATGTCGTGAGCGTCGGGGCCGTCGCGGAGAAGCAGACCCTCGATCAACGCAATCGCACCGCGATCGACGCGACCACGGTTTACGATAGCGTCGAAGTCGCCGGTCGTTCGCAAGACTCCATCGAAATCTTCGCGCAGGACGATTGGATCCGTGATCGTCACGAGATCATCACGGGCGCGCGATTGACCCACGATCCCGCATTCGGAATGCACATCGATCCCAAGGTGAACTGGCTGCACCAAGCCGATTGGATCGACGGCCATACGACTTCGGTGCGGGCCTCGGTGGGGACGGGTTTCCGCCGCCCGAATCTGAAGGAACGCTACTACTTGTTGGATCACCGCTCGTTCGCGGGTTACGTGGTTTACGGCGATGAGAATTTGCGGCCCGAAGAATCCGTCAGCGCGCAGGTGGGTATCGAAATCGCGCGCGGTCAGGACTACAGCGCGAACGGAAATCTGTTTTACAACCGCGTTGGCGGCTTGATCACCACGACCGAAATCGCGACGGGGACCTCGGAACGCGCGTTCCGGTTCGCGAATTTGGACCGAGTGCAAATTCAAGGTTTCGAGCTCGCGGGCGCTTGGAAGTTCGCCTCGGCCTGGCGGTTGTCGCCGTCGTTCGTCTACACCCGCGCGCGTGACGAAGGAACCGGCCTTTACGTACCGAATCGCCCGTTCTATCTAGGGCAGCTGAACTTGTTTTACGAATTCGCGGGTGAACGCGGAAACCTGAACGCCACTTGGCGCTACAACGGCGACGCTTACGCCGACATCGCGAACACCGAAGCGTATGCGGGTTACTCGGTTCTGGATCTGCGTTACAACCGCCCGATCAACCGGAACTTGGAAGTGTATTTGGGCGTGCGCAATCTGCTGGACGAGCGCCGCGCGACGATGGTCGACGGCACCGCGCAGGTCTATGATTTGCGACCGGCGACGGGTCGCACGCTCTTCCTGGGACTGAATTTCGAAGGATGA
- a CDS encoding transposase: MKNTISLFVLILTTTFLGACSPNNEMVASQRSPEFFNQFMNPAADFSVAESKIGELKVMEVGAEYPMRYVLFQDGRFYYQIDKLGDGTGWWKLEGGGLEFTAVRPIFDMHLYLSAADAQTDATVLRFNDRHGFNSVNIQLRDPSANMTSFGIVPTRLPELRPFTAHPAGI; encoded by the coding sequence ATGAAAAACACCATTTCGCTTTTCGTGTTGATCCTGACCACCACCTTCCTCGGCGCCTGCTCGCCGAACAATGAGATGGTGGCTTCCCAACGCTCGCCGGAGTTCTTCAATCAGTTCATGAATCCGGCGGCGGATTTCTCGGTGGCCGAATCCAAAATCGGCGAACTCAAAGTGATGGAAGTCGGCGCTGAATACCCGATGCGCTACGTCCTTTTCCAAGATGGACGCTTTTACTACCAGATCGACAAGCTCGGTGACGGCACCGGCTGGTGGAAGTTGGAAGGCGGCGGTCTGGAGTTCACGGCGGTTCGCCCCATCTTCGACATGCACCTGTATTTGTCGGCCGCCGATGCGCAAACCGATGCGACCGTCCTGCGCTTCAACGACCGTCACGGCTTCAACTCGGTCAATATCCAACTGCGCGATCCGAGCGCCAATATGACGTCGTTCGGGATCGTGCCCACACGTTTGCCCGAGCTTCGCCCCTTCACGGCGCATCCCGCAGGGATATGA